One genomic segment of Penaeus chinensis breed Huanghai No. 1 chromosome 24, ASM1920278v2, whole genome shotgun sequence includes these proteins:
- the LOC125037917 gene encoding ATP-dependent RNA helicase A-like: MSFHLNCIVIILDYWTTDYSKNLQTKGERKDLVKANLKCVFALVAAASAAPQGYNLGTPSGPSFNSGSCGSGQVRHVDGSCVTPQVNSRVFLYDVPANEGAVNRPDYIPEPKLERNIIFVRLPDGAQGPEPIVVPPPQQQHVVYVLNKQSEQDQRVIEVPAPPPSNPEVFFVNYAEGENPTLPSGVDLQTALSAASQGGGQVVGGGIGGGIGGGIGGGFGGGIGGGSGGGFGGGIGGGFGGGIGGGFGGGSGGGFGGGIGGGIGGGSGGSFGGGIGGGSYSPPSNLYSTP; the protein is encoded by the exons atGTCTTTCCATCTGAACTGCATTGTCATCATCTTAGACTACTGGACAACGGATTACTCCAAGAATTTACAAACCAAGGGTGAAAGGAAAGACCTTGTGAAGGCCAATCTAAAGTGT GTTTTTGCACTGGTGGCTGCTGCGTCTGCTGCCCCTCAGGGGTACAACCTGGGTACGCCCTCTGGTCCTTCCTTTAACTCTGGTAGCTGTGGCAGTGGGCAAGTGCGACATGTGGACGGCAGTTGCGTGACCCCTCAAGTGAACAGCCGTGTGTTCCTGTACGATGTGCCAGCAAACGAAGGTGCTGTCAATCGGCCAGACTATATTCCGGAACCTAAGTTGGAACGCAATATCATTTTTGTGAGACTTCCTGACGGCGCACAGGGACCAGAACCCATTGTCGTACCACCGCCACAACAGCAACACGTCGTGTATGTCCTGAACAAGCAGTCTGAACAGGACCAGCGAGTGATCGAGGTTCCAGCGCCGCCGCCATCCAACCCCGAAGTGTTCTTCGTGAACTACGCAGAAGGAGAGAACCCGACTCTTCCCAGCGGAGTCGACCTCCAGACGGCGTTGAGCGCAGCTTCCCAGGGCGGCGGCCAAGTTGttggaggaggaattggaggtggTATCGGAGGTGGTATCGGAGGTGGTTTCGGCGGTGGTATCGGTGGAGGCAGTGGAGGCGGTTTCGGTGGTGGTATCGGAGGCGGTTTCGGTGGTGGTATCGGAGGCGGTTTCGGAGGAGGCAGTGGAGGCGGTTTCGGTGGTGGTATCGGTGGTGGTATCGGCGGAGGCAGTGGAGGTAGTTTCGGCGGTGGTATCGGAGGCGGCAGTTACTCCCCTCCTTCTAACCTTTACAGCACACCTTAA
- the LOC125037918 gene encoding ATP-dependent RNA helicase A-like, translating into MKLLVLAFVAAAYAAPQGYNLGTPSGPSFNSGSCGSGQVRHVDGRCVKPQVNSRVFLYDVPANEGVVNRPSYIPEPKLERNIIFVRLPEGADGPEPIVVPPPQQQHVVYVLNKQSEQDQRVIEVPAPPQSNPEVFFVNYAEGENPTLPSGVDLQTALSAASQGGGQVVGGGIGGGFGGGIGGGSGGGFGGGIGGGFGGGSGGGFGGGIGGGFGGGSGGGFGGGIGGGFGGGSGGGSYSPPSNVYSTP; encoded by the exons ATGAAGCTCCTG GTCTTAGCATTCGTAGCTGCTGCATACGCTGCCCCTCAGGGGTACAACTTGGGCACGCCCTCTGGCCCTTCCTTTAACTCTGGCAGTTGTGGCAGTGGGCAAGTACGGCATGTGGATGGAAGATGCGTGAAACCTCAAGTGAACAGCCGTGTGTTTCTGTACGATGTGCCAGCAAACGAAGGTGTTGTCAATCGGCCAAGCTACATTCCAGAACCTAAGTTGGAACGCAATATAATTTTCGTAAGACTGCCTGAAGGTGCAGATGGACCAGAACCCATCGTTGTACCACCGCCACAACAGCAACACGTCGTGTATGTCCTGAACAAGCAGTCTGAACAGGACCAGCGAGTGATCGAGGTTCCAGCGCCGCCACAATCCAACCCCGAAGTGTTCTTCGTGAACTACGCAGAAGGAGAGAACCCGACTCTTCCCAGCGGAGTCGACCTCCAGACGGCGTTGAGCGCAGCTTCCCAGGGCGGCGGCCAAGTTGttggaggaggaattggaggtggTTTCGGAGGTGGTATCGGTGGAGGCAGTGGAGGCGGTTTCGGTGGTGGTATCGGAGGCGGTTTCGGCGGAGGCAGTGGAGGCGGTTTCGGCGGTGGTATCGGAGGCGGTTTCGGCGGAGGCAGTGGAGGCGGTTTCGGCGGTGGTATCGGAGGCGGTTTCGGTGGCGGCAGCGGAGGCGGCAGTTACTCCCCTCCTTCTAACGTCTACAGCACACCTTAA